Proteins co-encoded in one Arachis hypogaea cultivar Tifrunner chromosome 11, arahy.Tifrunner.gnm2.J5K5, whole genome shotgun sequence genomic window:
- the LOC112722806 gene encoding protein RTF1 homolog: MLKESNMPTFEEIKEITIRRSRLVKWLNEPFFKELIVGCFVRIGIGKSESGAVYRLCMVQSIDGADPNGHYKVENRITHKYLVCVWGSESSAKRFQMAVVSDSSPLEKEFRQWVKEIERSCSQMPSKASVLDKREAIRRTINYVYFAPTVKQMLEEKKAAPTRPLNVAVEKDKLKRLMEVAKRKNDEAEVERICAKLLELDTAREARDNDSRAKRLVEMNRKNKFDNFKNLSEHRNLQVNLKLGEVGYDPFSRRWTRSRNYYNAEGK, from the coding sequence ATGTTGAAAGAATCAAACATGCCAACGTTTGAAGAAATCAAGGAAATCACCATTAGGAGATCGAGGCTTGTGAAGTGGTTGAATGAACCATTCTTTAAAGAGTTAATTGTTGGGTGCTTTGTTAGAATTGGGATTGGAAAATCAGAGAGTGGAGCTGTTTACAGACTCTGCATGGTTCAGAGTATTGATGGTGCCGATCCAAATGGGCACTACAAGGTTGAGAACAGAATCACTCACAAGTACCTGGTTTGTGTTTGGGGAAGTGAAAGCTCTGCCAAGAGGTTCCAAATGGCTGTGGTTTCGGATTCTTCGCCGTTGGAGAAAGAGTTCAGGCAATGGGTTAAGGAAATTGAGAGAAGTTGTAGCCAAATGCCGAGTAAGGCGAGTGTTTTGGACAAGAGAGAGGCCATTAGAAGAACGATTAACTATGTCTACTTTGCACCCACTGTGAAGCAGATGCTAGAGGAGAAGAAAGCCGCGCCTACTCGGCCGCTTAATGTCGCGGTTGAGAAGGACAAGCTGAAGAGGCTAATGGAGGTAGCAAAGAGAAAGAACGATGAGGCCGAGGTGGAGAGGATCTGCGCCAAGCTCCTGGAATTGGACACGGCACGCGAAGCCAGGGATAATGACAGTAGGGCTAAAAGATTAGTTGAGATGAACAGAAAGAACAAATTTGATAATTTCAAGAACTTGTCTGAGCATAGGAATTTGCAGGTGAATTTGAAATTGGGTGAGGTAGGGTATGATCCATTCTCTAGGAGGTGGACAAGGTCTAGGAATTACTACAATGCAGAAGGGAAATAG